From the genome of Candidatus Binatus sp., one region includes:
- a CDS encoding GNAT family N-acetyltransferase yields the protein MNQRIRLLPAVETDPALAKELREWFEEEFGPADRWGAPDYYAILSLEEQLAGRLAILDREVSVGGAIVKVGGIGGVATKPQFRHRGVASAMLSRAAEFMKRDLGVEFGLLLCRHEVSPVYAKLGWIGVPGSTTFSRSGTTATYPHDTMILALAEKAWPSGPIDMLGLPW from the coding sequence CTCCTTCCAGCAGTGGAAACCGATCCGGCCTTGGCCAAGGAACTGCGCGAGTGGTTTGAGGAGGAGTTCGGACCTGCCGATCGCTGGGGAGCGCCGGACTATTACGCGATCCTGAGTCTCGAAGAACAGCTTGCCGGACGGCTCGCTATTCTCGACCGTGAGGTATCTGTCGGCGGCGCGATCGTCAAAGTTGGCGGAATCGGCGGAGTAGCGACGAAGCCTCAATTTCGTCACCGAGGCGTCGCCAGTGCGATGCTGTCCCGCGCGGCTGAGTTCATGAAGCGTGATCTGGGCGTCGAATTTGGATTGCTGCTCTGCCGGCACGAGGTGTCACCCGTCTACGCGAAACTCGGCTGGATTGGCGTTCCAGGTTCCACTACGTTCTCACGCTCGGGAACTACCGCAACATATCCGCACGACACGATGATTTTGGCGCTTGCAGAAAAGGCGTGGCCGTCTGGTCCGATCGATATGCTCGGCTTGCCCTGGTAG